From the genome of Thermodesulfovibrionales bacterium, one region includes:
- a CDS encoding 6-phosphofructokinase, which translates to MATIKKIGVITSGGDCGGLNAVIKGVAKEAAALGIESVVVPNGYAGLYNLVEFSDVVLLNEERVSRINASLAGSEAGNSRVKIGKISDPDKYERIKKGLEKFGIDALIISGGDDTGSVVVDLSSRGIPCIHVPKTMDLDLQPYSVGGDSAINRIADFTRDLKTTGMSHNRVLVFEVFGRYVGHTALRGGIGAEADCILIPEIPADLDIVYDHMKATYFARVLRSDVRAGTYVIVVAEGLKDASGEMLYDESAGVDAFGHKKLAGAGRYIKQQLEKRLKNDPDVKDFMKKTGMFAPGVFEIPEVREVTPGHLVRSGDSSAYDVTFGYRAGAAAVLLLLAGKAGNTVVDVDGPR; encoded by the coding sequence ATGGCTACTATTAAAAAGATCGGCGTCATCACGAGCGGTGGTGACTGCGGAGGGCTGAACGCGGTCATTAAGGGAGTTGCGAAGGAGGCAGCAGCCCTGGGGATCGAGTCGGTCGTTGTCCCAAACGGTTACGCAGGCTTGTATAACCTCGTCGAGTTCAGTGACGTTGTCCTGCTCAATGAAGAGAGGGTGAGTCGTATCAATGCGTCTCTCGCGGGTTCTGAGGCAGGAAATTCGCGAGTAAAGATAGGAAAGATATCCGACCCGGACAAATATGAACGGATTAAGAAAGGGCTCGAGAAGTTCGGCATAGATGCCCTTATCATCAGCGGAGGCGACGATACGGGAAGTGTGGTCGTTGATCTTTCCTCGCGGGGCATCCCCTGTATCCATGTCCCTAAGACCATGGACCTTGACCTTCAACCGTACAGTGTCGGAGGCGATTCCGCGATCAATAGGATAGCCGACTTCACGAGAGACCTGAAGACGACCGGAATGAGTCATAATCGTGTCCTCGTCTTCGAGGTTTTCGGCAGGTACGTTGGGCATACCGCCCTGCGCGGGGGGATCGGTGCCGAGGCCGACTGTATTCTCATACCCGAGATACCGGCGGATCTCGACATTGTCTACGATCATATGAAAGCCACGTACTTTGCCAGGGTTCTCAGGAGCGATGTCAGGGCAGGGACATACGTCATCGTTGTTGCCGAAGGCCTCAAGGATGCGAGCGGCGAGATGCTCTATGACGAATCTGCCGGTGTCGATGCATTCGGACACAAGAAGCTCGCAGGTGCCGGAAGATACATCAAGCAGCAGCTCGAAAAGAGGCTGAAGAATGATCCGGACGTTAAAGATTTCATGAAGAAGACGGGGATGTTCGCTCCCGGCGTTTTCGAGATCCCTGAAGTGAGGGAGGTGACCCCGGGTCACCTCGTCCGTTCCGGGGACTCTTCCGCCTACGACGTCACCTTCGGGTATCGGGCCGGCGCGGCAGCCGTGCTCCTCCTGCTGGCGGGAAAGGCTGGGAATACCGTGGTCGATGTTGACGGCCCGAGG
- the carB gene encoding carbamoyl-phosphate synthase large subunit: MPKRDDIEKILLIGSGPIVIGQACEFDYSGTQACKALREEGYRVVLVNSNPATIMTDPETADTVYVEPLTAEILELIIERERPDALLPTMGGQTALNLAVELAEKGILDKYGVELIGAKLHAIKKAEDRELFKEAMGKIGLEVPRSAYVGTMKEGLDAVEVIGFPAILRPSFTLGGTGGGIAYNREEYTDMLEKGLKLSPVHQILIEESVLGWKEFELEVMRDTRDNVVIICSIENFDPMGVHTGDSITVAPAQTLTDKEYQRMRDASIAIIREIGVDTGGSNIQFALNPVNGRMVVIEMNPRVSRSSALASKATGFPIAKIAAKLAVGLTLDEIPNDITRETPASFEPTIDYVVTKVPRFTFEKFPEADPTLTTQMKSVGEAMSIGRTFKESLQKALRSLEIGSHGFEEVQATPDELKSRLKIPHAERIWYVTQALRNGMSVEELYDLTKIDPWFLNNIRQILETEDKLKGGCGQLSELSWQDKEVSGMLREAKAQGFSDRRIAQISGRSERDIREMRKEAGIRPVYKMVDTCAAEFEAHTPYLYSTFEMPYSLPREVERKSFPDSGLCAHFSEPLPFVENEANPTKRKKVIILGSGPNRIGQGIEFDYCCVHAVSALKELGYETIMVNCNPETVSTDYDTSDRLYFEPLTIEDVLSIIETEQPEGVIVQFGGQTPLKLAVPLEREGVKILGTSPDSIDRAEDRKRFRELLQKLNLRQPDSDTVVSPEEAFVVAGKIGYPVMVRPSYVLGGRAMEIVYDEQSLNDYMRRAVKASPEHPILVDKYLEDAIEVDVDALSDGVDVVIGGVMEHIEEAGIHSGDSACSLPPYSLSSPIVGEIKKQTRALAKELNVIGLMNIQFAVKDGEIYILEVNPRGSRTVPFVSKATGIPLAKVAAKIVGGKTLRELDLTREREIAHIAVKESVFPFDRFHGVDTILGPEMKSTGEVMGIDENFGLAYAKAEESSNNKLPLSGTIFLSVKDQDKPGICHIVRKFQEMGFDVIATRGTAGHLGDKGIAVKVINKVTEGRPHIVDLIKNKEISFVINTVTGAQAQKDSFSIRESALQYRVPFTTTLSGANAVVNAIEQLIRGKITIKSLQEYHRKRS, from the coding sequence GTGCCGAAGAGGGATGATATCGAAAAAATACTGCTGATAGGCTCCGGACCTATCGTTATCGGTCAGGCCTGCGAGTTCGATTATTCGGGAACACAGGCCTGCAAGGCGTTGCGGGAAGAAGGATATCGGGTGGTGCTCGTGAACTCGAATCCCGCTACGATCATGACGGATCCGGAGACCGCCGACACGGTGTATGTCGAGCCTCTCACCGCGGAGATTCTTGAGCTCATCATCGAACGGGAGAGACCGGATGCCCTGCTCCCGACCATGGGAGGCCAGACCGCCCTCAACCTCGCCGTTGAGCTCGCTGAAAAGGGAATCCTTGACAAATACGGCGTCGAACTCATCGGCGCTAAACTCCATGCGATAAAGAAGGCCGAGGACAGGGAGCTCTTCAAGGAGGCGATGGGGAAGATAGGACTCGAGGTTCCCCGGAGCGCCTATGTCGGGACTATGAAGGAGGGGCTCGATGCCGTTGAGGTCATCGGGTTCCCGGCTATCCTAAGGCCGTCCTTCACCCTCGGAGGCACGGGCGGAGGCATCGCCTATAACAGGGAAGAGTATACGGACATGCTCGAAAAGGGATTGAAGCTCAGCCCCGTGCACCAGATCCTCATTGAGGAGTCCGTCCTCGGCTGGAAGGAATTCGAACTTGAAGTGATGCGCGATACAAGGGACAATGTCGTCATCATCTGCTCGATAGAAAATTTCGATCCCATGGGCGTCCATACGGGAGACTCTATCACGGTTGCCCCTGCCCAGACACTTACGGACAAGGAATACCAGAGGATGCGGGATGCCTCGATAGCGATCATCCGCGAAATCGGGGTCGATACGGGAGGTTCGAACATCCAGTTCGCGCTCAATCCGGTGAACGGGAGGATGGTCGTCATCGAGATGAACCCCAGGGTTTCGAGGAGTTCGGCACTTGCGAGTAAGGCGACGGGGTTCCCGATCGCGAAGATCGCCGCAAAACTGGCGGTCGGCCTCACCCTCGACGAGATACCGAACGACATAACAAGGGAGACACCGGCCTCTTTCGAGCCGACGATCGATTATGTGGTAACAAAGGTTCCCCGCTTCACCTTCGAAAAATTCCCGGAGGCTGACCCGACGCTCACGACGCAGATGAAGTCAGTGGGAGAGGCGATGTCTATCGGAAGGACATTCAAGGAGTCTCTCCAGAAGGCGCTGAGGAGTCTCGAGATCGGAAGCCACGGATTCGAAGAGGTCCAGGCAACACCCGATGAACTGAAATCAAGGCTGAAGATTCCCCATGCAGAGAGGATATGGTACGTGACTCAGGCGCTGAGGAACGGCATGTCCGTGGAAGAGCTCTATGATCTTACGAAGATAGACCCCTGGTTTCTCAATAACATACGTCAGATACTCGAGACCGAAGACAAGTTGAAGGGCGGCTGCGGCCAGCTTTCGGAACTATCGTGGCAGGACAAGGAGGTCTCCGGGATGCTGAGAGAGGCGAAGGCGCAGGGCTTCTCGGATAGGCGTATAGCGCAGATCTCGGGCCGGTCGGAGCGCGACATCAGGGAGATGAGGAAGGAGGCCGGCATCAGACCGGTCTACAAAATGGTAGACACCTGCGCGGCGGAGTTCGAAGCTCATACCCCATATCTCTATTCGACTTTTGAGATGCCCTACTCCCTTCCGAGAGAAGTGGAGAGAAAAAGTTTCCCAGATTCCGGTCTCTGTGCGCACTTCTCAGAGCCCCTTCCTTTTGTTGAAAATGAAGCGAATCCGACGAAGAGAAAGAAGGTGATCATCCTGGGCTCGGGCCCGAACAGAATCGGCCAGGGTATCGAGTTCGACTACTGCTGTGTCCATGCGGTCTCCGCGCTCAAGGAACTCGGATACGAGACTATTATGGTCAACTGCAACCCGGAGACGGTGAGCACCGACTACGATACCTCGGACAGGCTCTATTTCGAACCCCTGACGATCGAGGACGTCCTGAGTATTATCGAGACGGAACAGCCTGAGGGAGTGATCGTACAGTTCGGAGGACAGACGCCCCTCAAACTCGCGGTTCCCCTCGAGCGGGAAGGCGTGAAGATACTCGGGACCTCTCCCGATTCTATCGACAGGGCTGAAGACAGAAAGAGATTTCGGGAGCTTCTCCAGAAACTCAATCTCAGGCAGCCCGACAGCGACACCGTCGTCTCGCCGGAAGAGGCCTTCGTCGTCGCGGGGAAGATAGGATATCCTGTCATGGTGAGGCCATCCTATGTCCTCGGCGGGAGGGCGATGGAGATCGTCTACGATGAACAGTCCCTCAATGATTACATGAGGAGGGCGGTGAAGGCTTCCCCGGAACATCCGATTCTTGTCGACAAGTATCTCGAAGATGCCATCGAGGTAGATGTCGACGCCCTGTCCGACGGCGTCGACGTTGTCATCGGCGGTGTCATGGAACATATCGAAGAGGCGGGGATTCATTCCGGGGATTCGGCATGCTCCCTCCCCCCCTATTCCCTCAGCAGCCCGATTGTAGGCGAGATAAAGAAACAGACAAGGGCCCTCGCGAAAGAACTCAATGTGATAGGGCTCATGAATATACAATTCGCCGTGAAGGACGGCGAGATCTATATCCTTGAAGTGAATCCGAGAGGGTCGAGGACCGTACCCTTTGTCTCGAAGGCGACGGGAATCCCCCTCGCGAAGGTTGCCGCGAAGATCGTCGGGGGGAAGACCCTGAGGGAACTGGACCTCACCCGCGAGAGGGAGATAGCACATATCGCGGTCAAAGAGTCGGTCTTCCCCTTTGACCGGTTTCACGGCGTTGACACAATCCTCGGCCCCGAGATGAAATCGACCGGCGAGGTGATGGGTATAGACGAGAATTTCGGACTCGCCTACGCAAAGGCCGAGGAATCTTCGAACAACAAGCTCCCTCTCTCGGGCACGATCTTTCTCAGCGTAAAGGACCAGGACAAGCCCGGCATCTGTCACATCGTCCGCAAATTCCAGGAGATGGGTTTTGATGTCATAGCGACACGCGGGACCGCAGGGCATCTCGGGGACAAGGGGATCGCCGTAAAAGTCATCAACAAGGTGACCGAGGGGAGGCCGCACATCGTCGATCTCATCAAGAATAAGGAGATAAGCTTCGTGATAAACACCGTGACCGGTGCCCAGGCACAGAAGGATTCTTTTTCGATACGAGAGAGCGCCCTCCAGTATCGCGTGCCGTTCACAACCACCCTGTCCGGAGCCAATGCCGTTGTGAATGCGATTGAGCAGCTGATCAGGGGGAAGATCACGATAAAATCTTTGCAGGAATACCATAGAAAGAGGAGTTAA
- a CDS encoding flavin reductase family protein, with product MLKEITSDIYRLLHPKVTFFLTSASGTGKPNVMTCAWATPVSEEPPLAVVCVSKESYTAELIMQTKEFVINIPTRELVKALWMCGKVSGRDTDKFRKAGLRHREAKKVTPPVVDGCVGYIECRLWTTLDTGECYAFFGSILSAYGDDAYFHKGLWKDESEIPLHLGGNRIVYFRN from the coding sequence GTGTTAAAAGAGATTACATCGGACATCTATCGCTTGCTTCACCCAAAGGTGACATTCTTTCTCACGAGTGCGAGCGGAACGGGAAAACCGAATGTCATGACCTGTGCGTGGGCGACGCCCGTGAGCGAGGAGCCTCCCCTGGCGGTCGTCTGCGTTTCGAAAGAGAGTTACACGGCAGAACTCATCATGCAGACAAAAGAGTTCGTGATCAATATCCCCACCAGAGAACTCGTGAAGGCGTTGTGGATGTGCGGCAAGGTATCGGGAAGGGATACGGACAAGTTTAGGAAGGCCGGTCTCAGGCACCGGGAGGCCAAGAAAGTGACGCCGCCGGTCGTTGATGGCTGCGTCGGGTATATTGAGTGCAGACTCTGGACGACTCTCGATACCGGTGAGTGCTACGCGTTCTTCGGCAGTATCCTTTCTGCCTATGGAGATGACGCATATTTCCATAAAGGGCTCTGGAAGGATGAATCAGAAATCCCGCTGCATCTCGGCGGGAACAGGATCGTCTATTTCAGAAATTAG